DNA from Hwangdonia lutea:
ACCCGTTTTTGCATCAACAAATACCAAAATGGTTTCAGCAGTTGTTAAAATTTCGCCTTTTTCGTTCGTAATTTCATACTCAAATTCAATTTTTGCGGTGGGTATTTTTTTGAGTTGAGTTTTTACATTAATCAGCTCGTCATAACCTGCTGATTTCTTATAGTTTATACACAATGAAACCACCGGAAGCATGATGCCATTTTCTTCCAT
Protein-coding regions in this window:
- a CDS encoding acyl-CoA thioesterase gives rise to the protein MKIDEIQIRVRYGETDQMGIVYYGNYALYLEEGRTEWLRKFGLTYKSMEENGIMLPVVSLCINYKKSAGYDELINVKTQLKKIPTAKIEFEYEITNEKGEILTTAETILVFVDAKTGKPIKAPQYLLDALE